The following are encoded together in the Acidobacteriota bacterium genome:
- a CDS encoding L,D-transpeptidase: MTLLAFLLLSFAAQSGQPVEPTEDHRSRQELEKTLQIIAQRDYPEHDLRRFLFVSVARQRMYLVEEGRVRRTFTVSTSKNGVGNLKGSEKTPPGLHEVCAKHGDDVPLGGIFKGRVYTGEQAEILQDGTDLDSDDVTTRVLRLCGREPGRNKGGRVDTFQRMVYIHGTPEEGLLGRPASDGCVRMKNSEVIKLYEMVEVGIPVLILEL; encoded by the coding sequence ATGACGCTACTCGCCTTTCTTCTCCTCAGCTTCGCCGCCCAGTCCGGGCAGCCCGTGGAGCCGACCGAGGATCACCGCTCCCGGCAGGAACTTGAAAAGACCCTGCAGATTATTGCGCAACGTGACTATCCAGAGCACGACCTCAGGCGCTTTCTCTTCGTTTCGGTGGCTCGCCAGCGCATGTATCTGGTGGAAGAGGGCCGCGTGAGGCGCACTTTTACCGTTTCCACCTCCAAGAACGGAGTGGGCAACCTGAAGGGCAGCGAAAAGACTCCGCCGGGGCTGCATGAAGTCTGCGCCAAGCACGGCGACGACGTTCCCCTGGGTGGAATCTTCAAGGGACGCGTTTACACCGGCGAGCAGGCCGAAATCCTGCAGGACGGCACCGACCTCGACAGCGACGACGTCACCACCCGGGTGCTGCGTCTGTGCGGCCGCGAGCCGGGACGCAACAAGGGAGGCCGCGTCGACACCTTTCAGCGCATGGTTTACATCCACGGCACCCCCGAAGAGGGCCTGCTTGGACGTCCCGCTTCGGACGGTTGCGTGCGCATGAAGAACAGCGAGGTCATCAAACTCTACGAGATGGTCGAAGTGGGCATCCCCGTACTCATTCTCGAACTGTAA